The segment CCGCTCGGACGGTTTGTTTCATCCAGACCGCAGGAACCGCATATCTGAGCCCGGGGAATACCCCCGCTCATGGCCCCGCGCGATCAGAATCTCCCCCTCCGGCGCATCCGTCTGCGCCACCAGACCTTGTGCAGTTCCATCGCCACGAAGATCGTGAGGGCCAGTCCGGCCATGACGATCCAGACCTTGACGGGGAGCGGCCCGGCCCCGAGGACCGTGTTCAACCCGGGCGTGTGCATCGCCGCCACGTGGACCAGGAACGCCCCGGCCGTCGCCGCCAAGAGGATCGGGCTTCGCAGGGGGGACATCCGCAGGGCAGAGACGGTCTCCGATCGGCAGTTGCCGACGTGGACGTTCTCGAAGAGCACCATGAGCAGGAGAATCGCGTTGCGGGCCTCGGCCTCCGACCAGCCGAGGGCGAGCAGGTGGTTGAATACCGCGAACGCGGCGCACCCCATGACCGCCGCCGCCACCAGCGTCCGTTCGATCATCACCCGGTTGAAGATGCGTTCCCTCGGCGGTCGCGGCTCGCGCTCGAGGATGTCCCCCTCGCCCGGCTCGAAGGCGAGCGCGACGTGCTGGATGCCGTTCGTCACGAGGTTCAGCCAGAGCAGCTGCACGGGCAGCAGGGGCAAGGGCGTGCCCATGCCGACGGCGAGCAGCGCGAGCACAACCTCCGCTGCGCCCGTCGAGATGAGCAGGAAGACGCACTTGCGCACGTTGTCGTAGGCGATGCGTCCCTCCTCGACGCCGGCCACGATCGTCGCAAAGTTGTCGTCGGTGATGACGAGGTCGGCCGCGTCGCGGGCGACGTCCGTCCCGGCCCGCCCCATCGCCACGCCGATGTTCGCGGCCCGGAGCGCCGGCGCGTCGTTCACGCCGTCCCCCGTCACGGCGACGAAGTGCCCTGCCGCCTGCTCCGCCTTCACAACGTCGAGTTTCTGCTCCGGCGCGACGCGAGCGAAGACGCGCGCCCGCCGGATTGTCTCCGCCAGCGCCGCACCGTCGAGCCGTGCCAGTTCCGCCCCGGTGACCACCTGCGAAGCGTCCTCAGCAAGTCCGAGTTCGCGCGAGATGGCGAGCGCGGTCACGGGGTGGTCGCCGGTAACCATGCTGACCGTGATGCCCGCCGACCGGCACGCGCGCACCGCCTCCGCAACGCCCGGGCGGAGCGGGTCGATCATGCCGACGAACCCGAGCAGGCGCAGCCCGGCCGGCTCGGGAGGCGCGCGCGCAGGGTCGAGCGACGCCGGCGCTGCCCCCTCCGCGATCGCCAGCACGCGCATGCCGCGCCTGGCCATGTCCTCCGCCGTGCGGCGCAGACCCGCGGCCTCTGGCCCTCCCAGGTCCGCGCACATCTCGAGCACGCGCTCCGGCGCACCCTTCACGAACACCCTCGCTCCGCCCTCCGCCTCGTTGAATGTCGCCGCGTAGCGCCGTTCCGGCTCGAACGCGATGCGCGTAATCTCCGGGTGGCGGTCGAGGAGATCATCGCGCGAGGCGCCCAGTTTGTGCGCCAACGCGAGGAGGGCGACGTCCGTCGGGTCGCCGCGCCAGAGCCACCGCCCGTCATCGCGGTGCAGGTCCGCCTCGTTGCAGAGCGAGGCCGCGCGTGCCAACGCGTCCAGTTCGTCCCGGTCCACGGGGGCGGACCCCTCCGGAGGGACGGCCGCGCCATCGGGCACGAAGCCTTCGCCCGAGACAGCCAGCACGGCGCCCGAGGCGAGGCGCACCTCGCGGACGGTGAGTTCATTGCAGGTCAGCGTGCCGGTCTTGTCGCTGGCGATGAGCGTGCAGGAGCCGAGTCCCTCGACCGCGCCGAGCCGGCGCACCAGCACGCCGCGCGACGCCATGCGCCGGCTGGCGACCGTGAGCGCGACCGTGATCGCAACCGGCAGCCCCTCGGGGATCGCCGACACGGCGAGCGCGACGGCGAAGAACACCATTTCCGTCGGCGCGCGGTCCTGCCCGATGATCCCGATGATCGCCACGGCGAACGCCGCGATGACGACGGCGACGCCCACGACCTTGCTGAAGCGGTCGAGTCGCACGAGCAGCGGCGGCCTGCCCGCCTCCGCGCCGAGCATCTCGCTTGCCACGCGGCCGACCGCGGAGTCGGCGCCCGTCGCCACCACCACGCCGCGCCCGCGCCCGCGCACGATGGTCGAGCCGGCGTTGGCGATGTTGCGCCGATCGGCGACGGGCGTCCCCGGCTCGCCCGTCCACGCTGCGTCCTTGTGCACCGCAACGGACTCGCCCGTCAGCAGCGACTCGTCCGCCTCCAGCCCCGTCGCGTGGAAGAGCCGCAGGTCCGCGGGAACTCGGTTGCCCGATTCGAGTACGACGACGTCGCCCGGCACGACGTCGGCGGCCTCGATCTCGCGCACCTCGCCGTCGCGCACCACGGCTGCGCGCAGCGAGAGCAACCGCTGGAGTGCCTGCGTGCTGCGCTCGGCCCGCCACTCCTGGATCGTGCCGATGATGGCGTTCAGCACGACCACGGCGAAGATGAACCCGGCGTCGGTGTGCTCGCCGATCGCCACCGAGAGAGTGCCGGCTGCGATCAGCAGGTAGATGAGCGGGCTTGCGAACTGGCGTCCGACGATGCGCCACCACGCGGCCGCGCCGGCCAGGGGCACCTCGTTGGGCCCGAACTCACCGAGCCTGCGCGCCGCCTCGTCGCTCGTCAGCCCCTCGGGCGACGCCCCCAGCGCCTCGAACGCTCGCTCGGCGGACATCGCATGCCACGCACGCTCGACGGCAGACGACGGAACGCGCCCGTGCTCCGCCATCGCGACCTCCCGGCCTTCAGCCGTCGCGGCTCGTCACGCCCAGCTCCTCTTCCGAGAGCGAGGCCTCCTCGCGGTCGCCCGTGTCCGCGACGGGCTTCGGCTCGGCAAGCCGCTTCTCGCCCGAGCCGGCGTGCGCGGGGCGCTCGTGCGTCGCGGCTTCACGTCCGTCGGCGGTCGTCGCATAGACAAGGCCGATCGTCGTCTCAGCCTCGCCCAAGAGCAGCCTGTTCACGACCTCCACGCCCTGCATGAGCGTGTGGTCGGTGTTGCTCACCTCGTACTTCCACATGCCGAAGCGGCCGCGCGAGTAGATGCCGTGCGCCTCGAGCCACGGGATGACGACGCTCAGGACGTCGTCGCGGTCCACCGTGGGCGTCGGGTAGGAATATTCGACCCGCCTGTGCCAGACGCTCACGATGTCGTCTCGTTCGCCGGGTTCGAGCAGCCCGGCGTTCTCCAGGCCGCGGATCGTCTCCTCGACGATCGTGGCTTCGTTCACGGGCTTGAACTCGCTGAAACTGGTCTCGCACAGGAGCGAGTAGTACCGATCCGTGTCGGGCGTCATGTGCGGCGAGTAGTTCGAGAGGTACGTGACGCGGTAGAACGGGCAGTTGTCCTCGGGGAAGTACATCCAGCTCTTCGTGCTCGGGCACGGGCGACGGATGCCGACGCCGACCATGTGCCCGCCCGAGTGTCGCAGGCGTGAGGCGGCCTCGCGCACGCGCTCCGGCGCGCCGCGCACGATGTCCCGCGCCAGCACGTCGAGCGGGACGGCGGAGATGAGCGCGTCGTAGCGCTCCGCGCTGCCGTCGTCGAAGACGGCGGCGCGCGCGACGGGGTCGATCGAGACGAGCGACCGTCCGTAGCGGGCGTGCCCGCCGAGCGTCGCGCCGATGCGGCGGTAGAACTCGCCCGTGCCGCCGCGCAGCGGGTACTTGAAGCGGTTGTTCGGTCCCCAGCCGTAGTCGTCCTGCTCGAGGACGACGTTGCGGAGGGCGCGGTCCACGTCGAGCACGGCGACTCGCTCGCCGATCCAGGTCTTGTTCATCATCTCCGGCGCGTGCGCCCAGACCTTGAAGTTGTACGGGCGCATGAAGTGGCGTGCGATCCCCTCGCCGAAGACCGCGTCGATGAACTCGCCGAAGTTGCGGGCCTGCGAATGGTGGGCCACCGGGCCGCGCCCGGTCTGGGCCTTGATCAGACCGCTCAGGCACTCGAACGCAACCTCCTTGGGGAGGTAGCGGACGTTGTTCTGGAAGGGGTAGGGCACCCAGCGGCCCATCATGCGGACCCACGACTCGCGGTCGTTGAGCGTGAACTCGTCGCCCATCATGGCATCGAAACAGGCGTCGTAGTAGGCGTAGTGGCTGAACATGACGTGCCCGCCGACGTCCCAGGTGAAGCCCGCGTCATCGACGTAACTGCTGGCCAGACCGCCCGCGTGGTCATCGCGCTCGACCATCACGAAGTTTCGATGGCCGAGTTCGCGCAGGCGGTATCCCGCTCCCAGCCCGGTCGGCCCCGCGCCCACGATGAGTATCCGCGCGTCCGCGCCGAGCGTGCCCTGTTGTGTCGGCCTGTCGGTCCGGCTCATGCCGCGTGATCCCCCTGATCGGGTGGCCTTCCGCACCGCCGGGGGTGTCCCGCGACGACGGACGGGAAGGATATGCGCGAGATTCCGCGCCGGAATCCTGCGCGGGCAACCGGCGCACATTCGTGCGAGCGACCGCGGATATCGCGAGGAGTTTCCCACAGAACTGTGGGGAACGCAGGTGAAACACGCGGCGGCACGCGAGTTTCGGACATTCAGGACCGAATCGAACTCTGCTCGATCATGCACGGTATCAGCGTTCATTCGATATGGAGTTAGCCGATACACTCCGAGGGTACCGGGTGGCTGACATCGACCCCCTGTTTCCGGGAGGCCAACGATGCATCCGACCGCACCATCAGCCACGCCGATGCTGACCGCCATCGCGCGGATCGCGCAGGAGATCGAGCGACTGCCCGCCGTCGCCACGCCGGACTGGTGCGAGCGGGCCGCGGGGGTGCTGATCTCGCTCGGCGACTGCGCTGCCTGCGGGATCGTCAACATCGACCCGGTGGGGCGCATCGTTGCCCACCAGGCAGCGGGCGCGGCAGTGTCGGAAGAAACCGAACGAAGCGCCCTCGCCGTTTTGCGCTCGAACCTGCTCTCGCTCGCGGGCGTGGGGATCGACACCAGGCCCGCGTGGGACGGCCGTACCGTCTGCGGCGCTGCGGGTGAACTGGCCGGCGGCGAGGCGTGGCGCAGCGGACCGATCGGCGCGGTCTGGCACGGCGTCGAGGTCGGTGAGCCCGTCGTGGGCCTCGCTCCGGTGCTCGCCCCGCGCGGCAACGGCGCCCCGCTCGCGTCGCTGTATGCGCTGATCGCCCGGCATGGAGGCACGCCGCCGCGGCCGGAGTCCGCCGCGCTTCTGCGGGCCGCGCTCCCCCTGCTCGCCGAACGCGCCCGAGTTGCGCTGACCCCCGAGGGCGCATGGCTGACCACCAGGGAGCAGGAAGTCCTCGAGGCACTGACCCACGGCCTGAGCGTGCGTGAGATCGCCGAGGCGCTCTCGCGCAGCCCGCACACTGTCCACGATCACGTCAAGAGCCTGCACCGAAAGCTGAAGGCGCACACTCGGGGCGAACTCGTCGCCCGCGCGCTGGGCAGGCCGATGACCATCCGTGTGATGGAACGTCCCAAGGCAAACAAAGACGCATCGCTCAGCAATCGCGAAGGGTGAAGTACCGCTCCACGCGACAGACGCGCATCCAGTCGCGGACGACCTTGCCGCACCGAACCTCCACGGGGATGCCCGCGCGACGTGCCCGCTGCGCCACCGCCGACACCATCGCCACCGCCTTGGTGTCCGCGTGCGTCGCCCCGCTCAGGTCGATCAGCAGCCCGTCCGCGCCGAGGTCGATCGCGCGTCGGCACCGCGCGTACACGCCTTGGAGCGCATCGTCCCTGGTCAGGTCGCTCGGTCCGACAACGACCGCGCACCGCGACGACGCACACCGGAACGGCTCGGCCTTCGCCCGGCGAGCAGTCTTGCGCATCACACGATCGAAAAGGCTTGACCCCGATCCGGAATCACCGATGCTGTTGAAACCGATCGCCGCGCTCATGGCGCCACCCCTTTGCGCGTGCCAGGTTGCCGCCCCGGGTGCCACGCGTTCCACCGTGATACGCAACCGGGGCTTGAAGATAGCGGATGCGGCGCGCGGCGCGTGCCGGAAACTGCCGGATATTTCGCATGTAAGCGGCCGCTTGCGCACTCTCGGGCCTTGTCCGGCGGCGGTCGGTTACACTGCCCGCAATGAAGATTCTCCATTTTGTCATAAGCGTGCTCGTGCTGCTCGCCTTCGTGCCCGGGTGTGCGGCCGTCGCGCCCCGACAGCCCGCGCCAACAAGCGAGTTCCGGGGACTCTGGGTGACACGGTGGGACTACCGGACGCGCGAGGACGTCCGGCAGATCATGGCGAATGCAGCCGCGATCGCCACCACCGACGTTTTCTTCCAGGTGCGGGGCCAGGGGGACGCCTTCTACGAGAGCAGGCTCGAAGTGTGGGGGGGCGAACTTCTCGCCGACCGGCCCGCCGGCTCGACCTCGCCCGGGTTCGATCCGCTGGCGGAGGCGGTGCGGGAGGCACACCGGCGCGGCATGCGCATCCACGCCTGGATCAACGTCTTCCCCGTGTGGAAGGGCACGACGCCCCCAGCAAACCCGCGCCATCTCTATCACGCGCGCCCGCAGTGGAGGCTGCACGACGCCGAGGGCAAGGCGCAACCGTTGAATGACCATTACGTCATCCTCAACCCGGTGCTGCCCGAGGTGCACGACCACATCGTCGAGGTGTCGAGGGACATCGTGCGCCGCTACGCGGTGGACGGCCTGCACCTCGACTACGTCCGCTTCGTCGCCGACGCGATGGACGGCAGGACGCTCTACCCCGGCGATCCACGCTCGATCGAGATGTTCAGGGCCGCGACGGGGCGGCGCGGCGTGGAATCCACCGGCGACCGCGCCGCGTACCGCGAGTGGATCGCGTCGCGCATCACGGACCTGGTGCGCCGGATCGCCGCCGAGGCCGCGCTGGCACGCCCGGGTGTCGCGCTCACCGCTGCCGTCTGGCGACGCCCCGACCTGGCGCGCGAGCAGCAGTTGCAGCAGTCGGACGCCTGGCTGCGCGAGCGGACGCTCGCGAGGGCGATCCCGATGGTCTACACGACGGACGACCGCCAGTTCGCGGACGACCTGCGCGCGTGGCGCGACGCCGCGCCGGGGCGGCCGATCTCGCCGGGCGTCGGCTCGTTCCGGCACGGCCCGGGACAGACCCCACGGCAGATCGAACTCGCGGGGCTGGATCGCGGATACTGCCTCTTCGCGTACCACGCCTTCTTCGAGAGCGCGAACCCCGAGGAACCGAAGGACGCCGCGACGATCGCGAAGCGCAAGGCCCTGCGCGACGACCTGATCGCCTACCTGCGGCAGCGCGGCGTCATCGTCGAGAGCGAGCGATGATCGCGCTCGGCCTGGACGTCGGCGGCTCCAGCGTCAAGGCCGCGCTGCGGCGGGACGGATCGACGATCGCGCTCGCTCGCAGCGCGGCCTACGAACGCCCCGACGCCGAGCGGATCGCCGCTGCGCTTCGCGAGGCTGTCGATGCGCTCGGGCTGCCGCCGGACGAGTCTCCCGAGGCTGTGGGGATGTGCGTGCCCGGCGTGCGCGATCCCGGCTCGACCGTGGTCCGGGCCGCGCTGAACCTGCCTGGCTTGGTCGGCGCGGACCTGCGGAATCTGGCGGCGCGCTCGCTTGGTGTCGTGCCGGATTCGCTGCGACTGACCGTCACCACCGACGCGCACGCCGCCGCCATCGACGTGCAGCGGTCGCGTGGCATCGCCGGTCGCTTGCTGGCGATCTCGCTCGGCACAGGCGTCGGCGCGTGCGTGCTCGACGACGGACGGCCTCTCCGCTTGACGGGCGAAGGCCCCGGCCACCTCGGGCAGATCGACGTCACGCTCGACGACGCCCCGCCGCAAGGCCCCGACGGCGCACTCGGCACACTCGAGGCCTACGTCGGCCTGCCCGCGCTCGCACGCCGCCTCGGCCAGCAGCCGGAGAAGATCGCCGCGTCGCTCACGGAGAACGACCCCGCCGTTCGCGCGCTCGCCCGTGCCATCCGCATCGCGCACGCCATCTACCGACCCGACGAGGTGTGCCTCCTCGGCGGTGTCGGCATCGCGCTTCGCCCGGTGTTCGCCGCTCTGCGCCAGCGCATCGACACCGGCCTGACCACGCTCGCACGCGCTCCCTGGCGTCTCTCGGCCGGCGACGACCTCCATCACGCCGCACGCGGCGCGGCGCGGCTCGCCGCCGATCCCCAGACCGCCTGACGCCACTCCCGGCCAATCACGCTCTCGCACCCCCGATCAAACTCCCACGTAGTGCTTCATCCTCGGTGCGCCGAGACCTTCCCCTTCATTCCACGGCCAGTCGATGGCGACCACGTCGACTCGCACCGGCCGATCCGACCAGCCGTTCGCCCGGGCCAGCCCCCGCGCAATCGCGCCGAGCCTGCGCCGCTTGTCGGCGTTCACGGCGGCCTCCGCGGGGACCGTGTCCGACAGCCCGCCGCGCCCGCGCCGCAACCTGGTCTTGACCTCGACGATCACGACCGTTGTGCGATCCGGCGCGAGGCACACGATGTCCGCCTCGCCGCCGGCGACGCGCACGTTGCGCCCGAGCACGCGATACCCCGCCCGGCGCAGACGCCGCGCTGCCGCGCGCTCGCCGAGCCGGCCGAGCGCCGCCCGACCGGGCGGTTTGACGTCGCGCCAGCGGGCGAGCAGCCGCCGCAGCATGCCCTTGCCCTCAGTTCGCCCCGCCGGGCTGGTAGTACCAGACTTCCGCGACGTCGGCCAACCGCTTGACGACGTTGGCGAAGTCGTCCATGCCGGATCGGCGGATCAACTTGTAGAGATACTTCGTCTCTTCCTCTCGCAGCCGTCGCGAATACAGCTCCTCCTGGATGATGAGCTGCGCGTCGTACAGGCTCGTCGCCTCGCTGCGCACGTCCTTCAAGTACACCCAGTACGTGAACGCCCCGGCCTGGATCGGGCCCGCCCACGCCCCCGGCACCAGCCCGCGCGCGGCCTCGTTCAGCGCATCCAGCCCGAAGAACGTTTCCGCCTCGAACGGCCCCGACAGTTCACGCTCGACCGGGTCGCGGCGCTCGTTGATCTCCAGGTCCGCCACCTCTTCGAAGGGCGTGCCCTCGTCGAGCGCCCCGGTCACACGCCCGACGGCATCGGCGTCCGCTGTGCGCACGCGGATCTGCCTGAACACCGCCCGCAGGGGCGGGTTGAACACGCCTTCGTTGCGCTCGTAAACCAACCGGATGTCCCGCCACGGCACCTGCACGCGCGACGCGATCTCGCGCCGGAACTGCTCCTGGATCAGCACCAGTTGCTCGCGCTCGCGCCGCGCCTCTTCGAGCGTGATGCCGCGCTCCTCCGCGAGTTGCCGCTCGGCCAGCGTTCGGCTGCCCGCCGCCCCGCTCACGACGTCAGACTCGAACTTCTCCAGGAACGCCCGCAGCCCCTGCTTCTCCTGCGGCGTGAGCGACGCCCGCGCCTCGGCCAGCAGCAACTGGTCCTTCAGCTCGCTGCGAAGACGCTCGGCGATCTCGCTCTCCGCGAAGGCACGCCACTGCGTCCGCGGCAGCTCCGCCGACCGCGCCCGCAGCCGGTCGCCGATCTGCTCAAGCCACGCCCGCGCATAGATGGGTCGGCCGTTCAGGTCGCCAACCTTCGCGTCGACGAGATACCGCGCGCCGCCCGCCGGTGTCCGGCGCAGCATCGCGGCCGCCTCGTCGTACTCGCGCTCCGACGCCGGCTCGCTCCCCGGCAGGTCGTCGATGCCGATGACCCCCCCCTCGGCGACCTCTCGCGTCACCACCGTGAACTCGGGCGAGGCCTCGTGCGCCGGCTCGGGCGCCGTCGCTGCCGGCGCGGCGGCGCCGCCCGCGAACTCCTCGGCCCGTACCGTCCGAGACGACTGACCCAGCCCGATCGGCAGGTTCTTCTGTGCGCACCCGAACGCCACGCACGCCAGCGCACCCGCGACCGCAGCCCGCACCGCTCTCACTCGCACGACCGGAGCCTCCGTCCTCTCCCGCGCAGCCGGGCATCGCCCCGGTGCCGCGTCTACCATCCCCCGAAAGCATACCTGAAAGGGGCGACGCCCGATGCCCGACCCGGACCAGCCGAAGATCATTATTGTGGATTCCGACTGGAAATCGCAGGCCCAGGCGGAGAAGGACCGTCTCGCCGAGCAGGAGCGCGCCCGCGCCGCGGCCGCGCCGCAGCCGCGCCCCGCACCGGGCGCGGACCCGCACGCCGAACCGGAAGGGCCGATCTGCTTCGACGACCTGGTGCGCCTGCTCGCCACGCAGGCCCTCATGTACCTCGGCGCGTACCCCGACCCGCAGACCGGCCGCGCCATGGTCGCCCTCGACGTCGCCAAGGTCCACGTCGACCTGCTTGGCGTCCTCGAAGAGAAGACCCGCGGCAACCTGAACGAGGCCGAGCAGAAACTCCTCGCCGGCGTGCTCTACGAACTCCGCATGCAGTTCGCCGAAGTCGCCAAGGCCCTCGAACGCGCCGTCCGCGAAGGGCGCATCACCCCGGCCGCGGCGTCGCAGGCCGGCGCGGGCGCGAGCGCTCCGCCGCCCCCCGTGCCGCCGCTCTCCTGATCCGTCATATCCGGTTCGCACGATCCGCCACCCGGACGACTCGCGCCGCGTCGCCTGTTGCTCCTGTGCCATCTGGTCATTTGGCAACTTGTGCCTTGGCCACTACACTCCCACCCGCACTCCCGCGGCACAACGCAGGGCCTCACCCGTGGCACACCCCTGGTTCGAGCGGCACTACTTCCTGCTCCGGCGCCTCCACTCCCTCTCCGGCGTCATCCCCATCGGCGCGTTCCTCATCATCCACCTCACCACCAACGCCTCCATCGTCTGGGGACGCATCGACAGCGCACGCGGCGGCATCGGCACCTTCCAGCACGAGGTCCACTTCATCCACTCTCTCCCAGTCCTCCTCCTCACCGAGATCTTCGTCCTCTGGATCCCCATCGCCTTCCATTCCATCCTCGGCTTCTACTACGCCTTCTCCGGTCGGCCCAACGTCGATCGCTACCGATACCAGGCGAACCGTCGCTACGCCCTACAGCGGCTCACCGGCTACATCGGCTTCCTCTTCATCCTCTACCACGTCGCCACGCTGCGCTGGGGATGGACGTTCCTCGTCCCCGGCGGCACGCGAT is part of the Synechococcales cyanobacterium CNB genome and harbors:
- a CDS encoding HAD family hydrolase, giving the protein MAEHGRVPSSAVERAWHAMSAERAFEALGASPEGLTSDEAARRLGEFGPNEVPLAGAAAWWRIVGRQFASPLIYLLIAAGTLSVAIGEHTDAGFIFAVVVLNAIIGTIQEWRAERSTQALQRLLSLRAAVVRDGEVREIEAADVVPGDVVVLESGNRVPADLRLFHATGLEADESLLTGESVAVHKDAAWTGEPGTPVADRRNIANAGSTIVRGRGRGVVVATGADSAVGRVASEMLGAEAGRPPLLVRLDRFSKVVGVAVVIAAFAVAIIGIIGQDRAPTEMVFFAVALAVSAIPEGLPVAITVALTVASRRMASRGVLVRRLGAVEGLGSCTLIASDKTGTLTCNELTVREVRLASGAVLAVSGEGFVPDGAAVPPEGSAPVDRDELDALARAASLCNEADLHRDDGRWLWRGDPTDVALLALAHKLGASRDDLLDRHPEITRIAFEPERRYAATFNEAEGGARVFVKGAPERVLEMCADLGGPEAAGLRRTAEDMARRGMRVLAIAEGAAPASLDPARAPPEPAGLRLLGFVGMIDPLRPGVAEAVRACRSAGITVSMVTGDHPVTALAISRELGLAEDASQVVTGAELARLDGAALAETIRRARVFARVAPEQKLDVVKAEQAAGHFVAVTGDGVNDAPALRAANIGVAMGRAGTDVARDAADLVITDDNFATIVAGVEEGRIAYDNVRKCVFLLISTGAAEVVLALLAVGMGTPLPLLPVQLLWLNLVTNGIQHVALAFEPGEGDILEREPRPPRERIFNRVMIERTLVAAAVMGCAAFAVFNHLLALGWSEAEARNAILLLMVLFENVHVGNCRSETVSALRMSPLRSPILLAATAGAFLVHVAAMHTPGLNTVLGAGPLPVKVWIVMAGLALTIFVAMELHKVWWRRRMRRRGRF
- a CDS encoding amine oxidase, giving the protein MSRTDRPTQQGTLGADARILIVGAGPTGLGAGYRLRELGHRNFVMVERDDHAGGLASSYVDDAGFTWDVGGHVMFSHYAYYDACFDAMMGDEFTLNDRESWVRMMGRWVPYPFQNNVRYLPKEVAFECLSGLIKAQTGRGPVAHHSQARNFGEFIDAVFGEGIARHFMRPYNFKVWAHAPEMMNKTWIGERVAVLDVDRALRNVVLEQDDYGWGPNNRFKYPLRGGTGEFYRRIGATLGGHARYGRSLVSIDPVARAAVFDDGSAERYDALISAVPLDVLARDIVRGAPERVREAASRLRHSGGHMVGVGIRRPCPSTKSWMYFPEDNCPFYRVTYLSNYSPHMTPDTDRYYSLLCETSFSEFKPVNEATIVEETIRGLENAGLLEPGERDDIVSVWHRRVEYSYPTPTVDRDDVLSVVIPWLEAHGIYSRGRFGMWKYEVSNTDHTLMQGVEVVNRLLLGEAETTIGLVYATTADGREAATHERPAHAGSGEKRLAEPKPVADTGDREEASLSEEELGVTSRDG
- a CDS encoding helix-turn-helix transcriptional regulator, encoding MHPTAPSATPMLTAIARIAQEIERLPAVATPDWCERAAGVLISLGDCAACGIVNIDPVGRIVAHQAAGAAVSEETERSALAVLRSNLLSLAGVGIDTRPAWDGRTVCGAAGELAGGEAWRSGPIGAVWHGVEVGEPVVGLAPVLAPRGNGAPLASLYALIARHGGTPPRPESAALLRAALPLLAERARVALTPEGAWLTTREQEVLEALTHGLSVREIAEALSRSPHTVHDHVKSLHRKLKAHTRGELVARALGRPMTIRVMERPKANKDASLSNREG
- a CDS encoding ROK family protein; this encodes MIALGLDVGGSSVKAALRRDGSTIALARSAAYERPDAERIAAALREAVDALGLPPDESPEAVGMCVPGVRDPGSTVVRAALNLPGLVGADLRNLAARSLGVVPDSLRLTVTTDAHAAAIDVQRSRGIAGRLLAISLGTGVGACVLDDGRPLRLTGEGPGHLGQIDVTLDDAPPQGPDGALGTLEAYVGLPALARRLGQQPEKIAASLTENDPAVRALARAIRIAHAIYRPDEVCLLGGVGIALRPVFAALRQRIDTGLTTLARAPWRLSAGDDLHHAARGAARLAADPQTA
- a CDS encoding YraN family protein is translated as MLRRLLARWRDVKPPGRAALGRLGERAAARRLRRAGYRVLGRNVRVAGGEADIVCLAPDRTTVVIVEVKTRLRRGRGGLSDTVPAEAAVNADKRRRLGAIARGLARANGWSDRPVRVDVVAIDWPWNEGEGLGAPRMKHYVGV
- a CDS encoding DUF1844 domain-containing protein, with translation MPDPDQPKIIIVDSDWKSQAQAEKDRLAEQERARAAAAPQPRPAPGADPHAEPEGPICFDDLVRLLATQALMYLGAYPDPQTGRAMVALDVAKVHVDLLGVLEEKTRGNLNEAEQKLLAGVLYELRMQFAEVAKALERAVREGRITPAAASQAGAGASAPPPPVPPLS
- a CDS encoding succinate dehydrogenase — protein: MAHPWFERHYFLLRRLHSLSGVIPIGAFLIIHLTTNASIVWGRIDSARGGIGTFQHEVHFIHSLPVLLLTEIFVLWIPIAFHSILGFYYAFSGRPNVDRYRYQANRRYALQRLTGYIGFLFILYHVATLRWGWTFLVPGGTRWSHEYAASTLAAAIQGGEEGMTRWGLAVAAFYMFGVTALVFHFANGLWTAAITWGITISAQAQKRWGMVCLAIGAGLMALAWSAVVGFATLDPREARLVEEEVLRQRGALVEPGDAIQADAREER